In a single window of the Alosa sapidissima isolate fAloSap1 chromosome 18, fAloSap1.pri, whole genome shotgun sequence genome:
- the nhsl2 gene encoding NHS-like protein 2 isoform X5, protein MLRSATANTNLDSESKRTAHFQSSWQQHVNVFGSWSRPECVQELHQEAQLNLQSLLQDFEEQLYDNRVTGQTFRHPSSQSSEDTSTTLSRSPGALSNKRPEFIFLPANKQVSEDEAEALGFHARDPTCGSEHPLLGWSASLGPPVAEKPRWRLGRNTPTQLVPIDVSGDGKILGVDLIQGACSPDSSQPRSLQPSTEVSEEHQLALRKTQSDLEHSVPPSPKAPPGMMDQATLMCPSTSWNGPKGSTFSPAWSDSYNYALAPGSMAKQSPSKTGSIGGVGGGGGGGGGLPCPSQTYSGLSASSSSHSSSFASINEPSAHQRGHSGCHGLARRHETEGAVAVVPGNGYGHVDQDKRSMRSNAFKFRERSLSTPTDSGSFCSADNMYYPAQVAGPTAHEGETYALHYPSGSSEDSASTDNMSVTMAPDLVPDGRLRTRSRSISLKKPKKKPPPPVRSVSLMKNLSDAAAAGGRESHFRDGRPKSLHIPREHHLQESFHPEFLMAVKMKPDVELDPARGYSEPDASPREGIPEQERELVLPAHWPLNEWKANNDAYHSLSGSSTATGTTVIECMKVQGSSESLDSHSTSRATSPSQLSIEAEVKVSPFKPPGLMSPSSGYSSQSETPTPTMPSALNTGPSFMGCKMRPKIPERKSSLPATSPREKTARSRLSFELPSAQLDLSSVKPKPKAGRRHSDTSAASKPGKLSPSQSTLPVVTQTELRNIRLRSVSRSELDDSPDGASDIIEEEQGRDLSPPCTPDPKPPKPPVAMKPPLPKRPINLMFKSPSSSPLAPESPPASPVDRPMPVGNIYMVVRKPKPKRPPQSPVSPLPSANQEHQSQSYLPALLPELDLEHGIPIEEEEGPPSPSSPEKEDRSKTLPSHMTISCLAELDKRRPKVPPPVPKKPSVLLLPSPSSAQTNGIASQQLPPSNSDSECPVSALEPVSEPEEVENPVVEADTPKDSTPPSDVQTLAAETVTEVPESPMEANSSVGDKNELHITEETEDDVLTPTPTTHTTEDLFTIIHRSKRKVLGRKEPVDSFGSRQSLISPVKSNSSDHLRTLTLGSTPRSSLRNENFMALLQKKGSKSSSGTRVSAMELLKSTNPLARRVTEFSQPDPDSTVTNPSKPLED, encoded by the exons CCAACACCAACTTGGACTCGGAGAGCAAGCGAACGGCCCACTTCCAATCGTCATGGCAACAGCATGTGAATGTGTTCGGCTCGTGGAGTAGGCCGGAGTGTGTGCAGGAGCTGCATCAGGAAGCTCAGCTCAACCTGCAGAGCCTGCTGCAAG ACTTTGAGGAGCAGCTATATGACAACAGAGTGACTGGACAGACGTTCCGCCACCCCTCCTCTCAAAGCTCCGAGGACACCTCTACAACGCTCAGCCGATCTCCTGGCGCACTCAGCAACAAGAGGCCGGAGTTCATCTTCCTG CCAGCGAATAAGCAGGTCAGTGAGGATGAGGCGGAGGCGTTAGGGTTTCATGCCCGAGATCCCACCTGTGGGTCAGAGCACCCCCTGCTGGGCTGGAGTGCCTCGCTGGGTCCCCCCGTGGCTGAGAAACCCCGCTGGCGCCTGGGCCGCAACACTCCCACACAGCTTGTGCCCATCGATGTATCAG GTGATGGCAAGATTCTGGGTGTTGACCTGATCCAGGGTGCCTGCTCTCCGGATTCCTCCCAGCCACGGTCCCTGCAGCCCAGCACGGAGGTCTCAGAGGAGCACCAGCTGGCCCTGAGGAAGACCCAGAGTGACCTGGAGCACAGTGTGCCCCCTTCCCCCAAGGCACCCCCTGGCATGATGGACCAGGCCACCCTCATGTGCCCCAGCACCTCCTGGAACGGACCCAAGGGCTCCACCTTCTCCCCAGCCTGGAGCGACTCCTATAACTATGCCCTAGCACCTGGCTCTATGGCCAAGCAGTCCCCTTCCAAAACAGGTAGCATTGGGGGagtaggtggaggtggaggtggaggaggaggattgCCATGTCCCTCCCAGACCTACTCAGGCCTGTCCGCGAGCTCGAGTTCTCATTCCAGTTCCTTCGCCTCCATCAACGAGCCCTCCGCACATCAGCGGGGGCACTCGGGCTGCCACGGCCTGGCGAGACGGCACGAGACGGAGGGGGCGGTCGCGGTCGTTCCAGGAAACGGCTACGGACACGTCGACCAGGACAAAAGGTCAATGCGCTCGAACGCTTTCAAGTTTCGAGAGCGCTCCCTGTCTACACCGACAGATTCCGGATCCTTCTGCTCAGCAGACAATATGTACTATCCAGCACAGGTGGCAGGTCCAACAGCCCATGAAGGAGAGACCTACGCCCTCCACTACCCCAGCGGCAGCTCAGAGGACAGCGCGAGCACGGACAACATGTCCGTGACTATGGCCCCAGACCTGGTCCCCGATGGGCGTTTGCGGACACGCTCCCGTAGCATCTCCCTGAAGAAGCCCAAAAAGAAACCGCCCCCACCCGTGCGCAGCGTTTCCCTGATGAAGAACCTGAGCGACGCCGCCGCCGCCGGAGGCAGGGAGAGCCATTTCCGCGACGGCCGGCCCAAGAGCCTCCACATCCCCAGGGAGCACCATCTCCAGGAGTCCTTCCACCCGGAGTTCCTCATGGCGGTCAAGATGAAGCCGGACGTGGAGCTCGACCCTGCGCGGGGCTATTCTGAACCGGACGCCTCTCCGCGCGAGGGCATCCCGGAGCAGGAACGGGAGCTGGTACTGCCCGCACACTGGCCTCTAAACGAGTGGAAGGCCAACAACGACGCATACCACTCGCTGTCCGGTTCCAGCACAGCAACGGGCACTACAGTCATAGAGTGCATGAAGGTACAAGGCAGCTCCGAGTCACTTGATTCCCACTCCACGTCCCGTGCGACGTCCCCATCCCAACTCTCCATCGAAGCTGAGGTGAAAGTTTCGCCGTTTAAGCCCCCTGGGCTCATGTCCCCGTCCAGTGGCTACTCGAGTCAGTCTGAGACTCCGACTCCAACGATGCCGTCCGCTCTCAATACGGGGCCCTCTTTCATGGGCTGCAAGATGCGTCCCAAAATCCCAGAGAGGAAGTCCTCGCTCCCAGCCACCTCGCCACGAGAAAAGACCGCTCGGTCTCGTCTGTCCTTTGAGCTGCCCAGCGCCCAGCTGGACCTGTCGTCCGTCAAGCCCAAACCCAAAGCTGGCCGCCGTCACTCGGACACCTCCGCGGCCAGCAAGCCAGGCAAACTGAGCCCGAGTCAGTCCACGCTGCCCGTGGTCACCCAGACGGAGTTACGCAACATTCGACTACGCTCCGTTAGCCGCTCGGAGCTCGATGACAGCCCCGACGGAGCCTCAGACATCATCGAGGAGGAGCAAGGGCGTGACCTTAGTCCCCCCTGCACTCCTGACCCCAAACCGCCCAAACCCCCCGTGGCGATGAAACCGCCACTGCCCAAACGCCCGATCAACCTGATGTTCAAATCCCCCTCGTCCTCCCCGTTGGCGCCCGAGTCCCCTCCAGCGTCTCCAGTGGACCGGCCCATGCCCGTGGGGAACATCTACATGGTGGTCAGGAAGCCCAAACCCAAGAGGCCACCTCAGTCCCCCGTAAGCCCGTTGCCCAGCGCAAACCAGGAGCACCAGTCCCAGTCCTATCTCCCGGCTCTATTGCCTGAGCTAGATCTGGAGCACGGCATCCCcattgaggaggaggagggtccaCCTTCCCCCAGTAGCCCTGAGAAAGAGGACAGGAGCAAGACCCTTCCCAGCCACATGACAATCTCGTGCTTAGCTGAGCTAGATAAGCGGCGGCCCAAGGTGCCCCCGCCCGTGCCCAAAAAGCCCAGCGTCCTTCTGCTGCCGTCCCCGTCTTCCGCGCAAACCAACGGAATTGCGAGCCAGCAGCTTCCTCCCTCCAACAGCGATTCAGAATGTCCAGTCAGTGCACTGGAGCCGGTGTCCGAACCCGAGGAGGTCGAGAACCCAGTAGTTGAGGCTGACACTCCAAAGGATTCCACTCCTCCGTCAGATGTACAAACACTGGCTGCTGAAACAGTGACAG AAGTCCCAGAAAGCCCTATGGAGGCAAACAGCTCCGTCGGAGATAAGAATGAGCTACACATAACTGAGGAGACAGAAGATGATGTTTTAACTCCCACTCCCACAACTCACACCACTGAGGACCTCTTCACCATCATTCACCG GTCCAAGCGAAAGGTTCTTGGCCGCAAAGAACCAGTGGACTCCTTTGGCAGTCGGCAGAGTCTCATCTCTCCAGTGAAGAGCAACAGCAGCGACCATCTGCGGACTCTAACTCTGGGCAGCACACCAAGGTCCAGTCTGAGGAATGAGAACTTCATGGCTCTGCTGCAGAAGAAGGGCAGCAAGTCCAGCAGTGGAACTCGCGTCTCCGCCATGGAGCTTCTCAAGAGCACAAACCCGCTGGCACGCCGCGTCACAGAGTTCTCCCAGCCTGACCCAGACTCAACAGTGACCAATCCGTCCAAACCACTCGAAGACTGA
- the nhsl2 gene encoding NHS-like protein 2 isoform X3 translates to MRWRRRRSPGQGRQEEERTSDSTFTMPFFKANTNLDSESKRTAHFQSSWQQHVNVFGSWSRPECVQELHQEAQLNLQSLLQDFEEQLYDNRVTGQTFRHPSSQSSEDTSTTLSRSPGALSNKRPEFIFLPANKQVSEDEAEALGFHARDPTCGSEHPLLGWSASLGPPVAEKPRWRLGRNTPTQLVPIDVSGDGKILGVDLIQGACSPDSSQPRSLQPSTEVSEEHQLALRKTQSDLEHSVPPSPKAPPGMMDQATLMCPSTSWNGPKGSTFSPAWSDSYNYALAPGSMAKQSPSKTGSIGGVGGGGGGGGGLPCPSQTYSGLSASSSSHSSSFASINEPSAHQRGHSGCHGLARRHETEGAVAVVPGNGYGHVDQDKRSMRSNAFKFRERSLSTPTDSGSFCSADNMYYPAQVAGPTAHEGETYALHYPSGSSEDSASTDNMSVTMAPDLVPDGRLRTRSRSISLKKPKKKPPPPVRSVSLMKNLSDAAAAGGRESHFRDGRPKSLHIPREHHLQESFHPEFLMAVKMKPDVELDPARGYSEPDASPREGIPEQERELVLPAHWPLNEWKANNDAYHSLSGSSTATGTTVIECMKVQGSSESLDSHSTSRATSPSQLSIEAEVKVSPFKPPGLMSPSSGYSSQSETPTPTMPSALNTGPSFMGCKMRPKIPERKSSLPATSPREKTARSRLSFELPSAQLDLSSVKPKPKAGRRHSDTSAASKPGKLSPSQSTLPVVTQTELRNIRLRSVSRSELDDSPDGASDIIEEEQGRDLSPPCTPDPKPPKPPVAMKPPLPKRPINLMFKSPSSSPLAPESPPASPVDRPMPVGNIYMVVRKPKPKRPPQSPVSPLPSANQEHQSQSYLPALLPELDLEHGIPIEEEEGPPSPSSPEKEDRSKTLPSHMTISCLAELDKRRPKVPPPVPKKPSVLLLPSPSSAQTNGIASQQLPPSNSDSECPVSALEPVSEPEEVENPVVEADTPKDSTPPSDVQTLAAETVTEVPESPMEANSSVGDKNELHITEETEDDVLTPTPTTHTTEDLFTIIHRSKRKVLGRKEPVDSFGSRQSLISPVKSNSSDHLRTLTLGSTPRSSLRNENFMALLQKKGSKSSSGTRVSAMELLKSTNPLARRVTEFSQPDPDSTVTNPSKPLED, encoded by the exons CCAACACCAACTTGGACTCGGAGAGCAAGCGAACGGCCCACTTCCAATCGTCATGGCAACAGCATGTGAATGTGTTCGGCTCGTGGAGTAGGCCGGAGTGTGTGCAGGAGCTGCATCAGGAAGCTCAGCTCAACCTGCAGAGCCTGCTGCAAG ACTTTGAGGAGCAGCTATATGACAACAGAGTGACTGGACAGACGTTCCGCCACCCCTCCTCTCAAAGCTCCGAGGACACCTCTACAACGCTCAGCCGATCTCCTGGCGCACTCAGCAACAAGAGGCCGGAGTTCATCTTCCTG CCAGCGAATAAGCAGGTCAGTGAGGATGAGGCGGAGGCGTTAGGGTTTCATGCCCGAGATCCCACCTGTGGGTCAGAGCACCCCCTGCTGGGCTGGAGTGCCTCGCTGGGTCCCCCCGTGGCTGAGAAACCCCGCTGGCGCCTGGGCCGCAACACTCCCACACAGCTTGTGCCCATCGATGTATCAG GTGATGGCAAGATTCTGGGTGTTGACCTGATCCAGGGTGCCTGCTCTCCGGATTCCTCCCAGCCACGGTCCCTGCAGCCCAGCACGGAGGTCTCAGAGGAGCACCAGCTGGCCCTGAGGAAGACCCAGAGTGACCTGGAGCACAGTGTGCCCCCTTCCCCCAAGGCACCCCCTGGCATGATGGACCAGGCCACCCTCATGTGCCCCAGCACCTCCTGGAACGGACCCAAGGGCTCCACCTTCTCCCCAGCCTGGAGCGACTCCTATAACTATGCCCTAGCACCTGGCTCTATGGCCAAGCAGTCCCCTTCCAAAACAGGTAGCATTGGGGGagtaggtggaggtggaggtggaggaggaggattgCCATGTCCCTCCCAGACCTACTCAGGCCTGTCCGCGAGCTCGAGTTCTCATTCCAGTTCCTTCGCCTCCATCAACGAGCCCTCCGCACATCAGCGGGGGCACTCGGGCTGCCACGGCCTGGCGAGACGGCACGAGACGGAGGGGGCGGTCGCGGTCGTTCCAGGAAACGGCTACGGACACGTCGACCAGGACAAAAGGTCAATGCGCTCGAACGCTTTCAAGTTTCGAGAGCGCTCCCTGTCTACACCGACAGATTCCGGATCCTTCTGCTCAGCAGACAATATGTACTATCCAGCACAGGTGGCAGGTCCAACAGCCCATGAAGGAGAGACCTACGCCCTCCACTACCCCAGCGGCAGCTCAGAGGACAGCGCGAGCACGGACAACATGTCCGTGACTATGGCCCCAGACCTGGTCCCCGATGGGCGTTTGCGGACACGCTCCCGTAGCATCTCCCTGAAGAAGCCCAAAAAGAAACCGCCCCCACCCGTGCGCAGCGTTTCCCTGATGAAGAACCTGAGCGACGCCGCCGCCGCCGGAGGCAGGGAGAGCCATTTCCGCGACGGCCGGCCCAAGAGCCTCCACATCCCCAGGGAGCACCATCTCCAGGAGTCCTTCCACCCGGAGTTCCTCATGGCGGTCAAGATGAAGCCGGACGTGGAGCTCGACCCTGCGCGGGGCTATTCTGAACCGGACGCCTCTCCGCGCGAGGGCATCCCGGAGCAGGAACGGGAGCTGGTACTGCCCGCACACTGGCCTCTAAACGAGTGGAAGGCCAACAACGACGCATACCACTCGCTGTCCGGTTCCAGCACAGCAACGGGCACTACAGTCATAGAGTGCATGAAGGTACAAGGCAGCTCCGAGTCACTTGATTCCCACTCCACGTCCCGTGCGACGTCCCCATCCCAACTCTCCATCGAAGCTGAGGTGAAAGTTTCGCCGTTTAAGCCCCCTGGGCTCATGTCCCCGTCCAGTGGCTACTCGAGTCAGTCTGAGACTCCGACTCCAACGATGCCGTCCGCTCTCAATACGGGGCCCTCTTTCATGGGCTGCAAGATGCGTCCCAAAATCCCAGAGAGGAAGTCCTCGCTCCCAGCCACCTCGCCACGAGAAAAGACCGCTCGGTCTCGTCTGTCCTTTGAGCTGCCCAGCGCCCAGCTGGACCTGTCGTCCGTCAAGCCCAAACCCAAAGCTGGCCGCCGTCACTCGGACACCTCCGCGGCCAGCAAGCCAGGCAAACTGAGCCCGAGTCAGTCCACGCTGCCCGTGGTCACCCAGACGGAGTTACGCAACATTCGACTACGCTCCGTTAGCCGCTCGGAGCTCGATGACAGCCCCGACGGAGCCTCAGACATCATCGAGGAGGAGCAAGGGCGTGACCTTAGTCCCCCCTGCACTCCTGACCCCAAACCGCCCAAACCCCCCGTGGCGATGAAACCGCCACTGCCCAAACGCCCGATCAACCTGATGTTCAAATCCCCCTCGTCCTCCCCGTTGGCGCCCGAGTCCCCTCCAGCGTCTCCAGTGGACCGGCCCATGCCCGTGGGGAACATCTACATGGTGGTCAGGAAGCCCAAACCCAAGAGGCCACCTCAGTCCCCCGTAAGCCCGTTGCCCAGCGCAAACCAGGAGCACCAGTCCCAGTCCTATCTCCCGGCTCTATTGCCTGAGCTAGATCTGGAGCACGGCATCCCcattgaggaggaggagggtccaCCTTCCCCCAGTAGCCCTGAGAAAGAGGACAGGAGCAAGACCCTTCCCAGCCACATGACAATCTCGTGCTTAGCTGAGCTAGATAAGCGGCGGCCCAAGGTGCCCCCGCCCGTGCCCAAAAAGCCCAGCGTCCTTCTGCTGCCGTCCCCGTCTTCCGCGCAAACCAACGGAATTGCGAGCCAGCAGCTTCCTCCCTCCAACAGCGATTCAGAATGTCCAGTCAGTGCACTGGAGCCGGTGTCCGAACCCGAGGAGGTCGAGAACCCAGTAGTTGAGGCTGACACTCCAAAGGATTCCACTCCTCCGTCAGATGTACAAACACTGGCTGCTGAAACAGTGACAG AAGTCCCAGAAAGCCCTATGGAGGCAAACAGCTCCGTCGGAGATAAGAATGAGCTACACATAACTGAGGAGACAGAAGATGATGTTTTAACTCCCACTCCCACAACTCACACCACTGAGGACCTCTTCACCATCATTCACCG GTCCAAGCGAAAGGTTCTTGGCCGCAAAGAACCAGTGGACTCCTTTGGCAGTCGGCAGAGTCTCATCTCTCCAGTGAAGAGCAACAGCAGCGACCATCTGCGGACTCTAACTCTGGGCAGCACACCAAGGTCCAGTCTGAGGAATGAGAACTTCATGGCTCTGCTGCAGAAGAAGGGCAGCAAGTCCAGCAGTGGAACTCGCGTCTCCGCCATGGAGCTTCTCAAGAGCACAAACCCGCTGGCACGCCGCGTCACAGAGTTCTCCCAGCCTGACCCAGACTCAACAGTGACCAATCCGTCCAAACCACTCGAAGACTGA